In Pungitius pungitius unplaced genomic scaffold, fPunPun2.1 scaffold_110, whole genome shotgun sequence, the genomic stretch TTTATCTTCATGCAAGCCGAGGCTCAAGTCAAGTGAGTAGACCAGCGAATGCACGAGTCGGGGAAATGTCGCCCGTTGATGTAAGAGTCGTGCAACGACGTAAACAGATGCTGATCAGATCAAagttcatgcccccccccccccccaagaggcAACGCTTCGGGGTGCAGTGTTAGTCGCAGCGTTGTCGCGCCTGCAGGTTGCTCACATTAAAATACAtctgacatcccccccccccagtgggatTAAACAAACCCTGTTGCCATCGATAAACGTCTTTGTAAGACTCCCATCTGCTGGCGGCCGTGTGTAAGTGCAGCGTCTCCCTCGTGATGCacgttccttttttttcctcttgtccaCTAAAGTGGGGAGCGACGATGTTTCAGAGGTACGTGTTCTCTCTATTTAATTGGCTGCTTTCGTTGACAGGATCGACAGGAAGAAGGACAAGGCAGATAGAAAGATCCTGGACAGCCAGGAGAGGGCCTTCTGGGACGTCCATCGACCGGTGGTGAGTtatgaggggaggggagagggcgGGGGGTCAGATGCAGCAACAGTGAAAGAATGGAAATGAATAAAGGGCAAAGAGAACATTTGAGCATTTTACAGGTCCTCCGCTCTCTGATCGCGCTTTGCATACGAGAGGCCTTTGGCGTCGCTGAATAGAGAAAGGGGCCTTTTtattgtggtgggggggggtcaggcgtAGACAATCCGCCGTTATCTGAACCGGGGACGTGTTCTGTCTCCCGTCGCCTCCCTCAGCCGGGCTGTGTCAACACCACAGAGATGGACATCCGCAAGTGCCGGAGAGAGAGGAACCCCCACAGGGTGAAAAAGGTGAGCCTTtagctttattttattaaaccttTCCTAATGACCTTTTAAGGTTTCGACATCACTTCGCTGTCTTGCAAaataccaccacccccccccccccccacaaaaaaataacGTGGTATCTTCTATATACAAAAATCTTtgatagatttaaaaaaaacatgaattcagGTTGGTGTAATAAAAAATAGTTAACAATTGACAATGTTTGTGGTGATCAGGACGAGCGGCATGTGTCAAAGAAATAAAACCCTTGCACCTGCGATCCGTAAATATGaactagagccccccccccccccacctgatcCGTCAATGGGCATCAGTACAAAACGTGTCTCTGGTCCTCCCCAGTCGGTCTACGGGGTCACGGACGACGGCCACGGCCAGCCGAGCCCCGCCCTCGTCGGCTCCCAGCCGGAGCGGAAGGCCACCAGGGAGGACGTTCAGAAGGAGGTAAACTcgccgccccctcccccacccccacccccgcagACTGATGAGCTGTTTACCTCCTTTTCTAGCCTCCTCATTGTTCTCCTCTGATCAGATCACCTTCTTGAACATCCAGCTGGACAGACACTGCATGAAGGTTTCCAAAGTGGCCGACAGCCTGATGGGCTACACGGAGCAGTTCATGGAGTACGACCCCTTCGTGTCGGCCCCCGAGCCCTCCAACCCCTGGGTCAGCGACGACGCTGCCTTCTGGGACCTGGAGGCGAGGTGaaggcctgggggggggacgcacGCATTtattctgttctctctctctctctctctctgtgtaatcTGTAATCTGTAATCTTCACTGCGAGCAGTCGAGACCCCAGCCAGCAGCGCGTGAAGAAGTGGGGCTTCTCTCTGGAGGAGGCGCTGAAGGACCCGGCGGGTCGAGACCAGTTCCTGAAGTTCCTCGAGTCGGAGTTCAGCTCGGAGAAcctgaggtgaggaggaggaggaggaggaggaggaggaggaggacgacgacgacgccacGCGATCTTTAAAGTGTCTGTTGGCATCATTCACATCGACACCGGATCACATGATTACTTTGTGACATATACATACGTGATTCATACCGCCATTGAACCCGACGCCGTTTGTAGGTTCTGGCTAGCGGTGCAGGATCTGAAGCGGCGCCCCCTGCGGGACGTGGCGTCCCGCGCGCGCGAGATCTGGCAGGAGTTTCTGGCCGAGGGCGCGCCGAGCTCCATCAACCTGGACTCCCACAGCTTCGAGCGCACCAGCCAGAACCTGAGAGACGCCGGCCGCTACAGCTACGAGGACGCCCAGGTcaggcgccgccgccgcgcttTGTCTCTTGCCTTCACACGTGATCGCGTAGCGAAGATGCTTTCACCTGCAGAGTGAACGCCGTGAACGGGTCATGTGACGCAGGGCACTCACTGtgacgttctctctctctctctctctctcgcaggagCACATATTCAAGCTGATGAAAAGTGACAGCTACGCACGCTTCTTGCGATCCAACATCTACCAAGATCTCCTGTTGGCCAGAAAGAAGGTGAGTCAccgcacccccaccaccccccattTCATCACCAAATGTTGTCCCTCTTATTCcttaaatgatttttaaaagcatttcagGGAAGTATCTGATGTATGAATTTAGTCTCTAATacaacagagggggggaggggggggcattttaTTGCCATTTGGCAGTTCTTAGCAAGGTGTTCTGCAGTTTCATGTTGTCACGGGACGTCATGTGACGTTATGAAGAGAAAACAATGACAGCTATGACAGCTAAACCACGAGCTAATGTCGCTAATATGGAGCTTCTCATTGAATCACAGCAGTTCatgcttactcccccccccccccccccgcctctgccGGCCCGTCACTGCCCCCACACAACTCATTTTTTGCGATGCTTCCTCACTAACTAACTCatcccttgacccccccccccccccaccaacccaccCAAACACTGCTTCCCCCCCGGCCCTTTCCCGAAACAGCAGCCGGCAGACAGTGAACAGGGCCGCCGCACCTCCCTGGAGAAGTTCACCCGCAGTGTGGTAAGTCCTCCGGAGCTGTGGCTGCTCATATATTACAAACCACGCTGTCTGGCTGCCTGTCAATGGGTCACATGTCACTCGGCCGCGGCTCGTCACATGCCACGCAAACGCGGCAGCGGGACGGTTCTGTGCCTTGTCACGTGTGTTGGTTTTTAATCGGCCTCTGCAGGGCAAGTCGTTGACGGGAAAGCGCCTCACGGGCCTGATGCAGTCGTCCTGACACAGCCTGCgctggtggcggcggcggcggaggggggggggctcagccgGGAGCCTTGTCGGAGCggcggaggtggtggggggggcgtcgcAGAAGAGGATCCTCTCGTTCTCCGCTGCGAGGATCTGCTGCCCGATTGGTGCTGCCTCCACAACGGAACTACTGAGGGAAAGACACTGCTGACCCCCGGGGGGCGGAATAAGCacattggagggggggggacgacacctGTCAGTCAGCAAACTAGTTGTTAAAGTTTATATTGTTTCTCATTTTGTATACATGTCGATTGGATATTAAAAGCACATATGTGGTGTTGCACATGAAAGGGTAAATACCACATTTAACGGCTATTTGCCACAAGCTTCTGCAAAGAGTTGACTTCTGTTTCTCAAAcagccggggagggggggggtcgaggaggTCAAGGAGGTCGAAAGGTCACCTCAACACAGACGCAAACCCACCCAGTATTTCCGATTGTCTCTGTACTCTCCAGGCAGCCTGCAATACAGAACGTGAGAGGCCTCCTTTTTATAACCTTAACATTTCTATTATATCTGTTCATTATAAAGCACAGGAAATGTTAAATAGTTTTTTGCGGTAATCAgaaatttaacattgtttttttttttttaaacatatacgGTAGAGACTTTGAAGTTATAACTCTAGTGGAAATAACTTTCCATTCTTCATTTACATTCCGAAATCTGGCACAAGGGCTTAATGTAGCATTTGCACTGTTGCATGTTCCATTCATGTGTCTTTGTGGAGGATTTGTTGTTTTGTACAACAGTGCTTTGTGATGGATAAAGACTCTTTGGATCCAGTTAGTTTAACTCTGCaaacattcaaagaaaacacGAGGAGTCCGTGGGAATAAACGAGGAACTCCAAACGCGGCGCTTTCCTTCAGTCCTCCCACTTCTACCAGTGCGGGTCACATGCCAAACAGCAACCACCTGCTCCTTTCTCCAAGTCTCCAGTGCCATGGGTCCATCTAGTGGTGGACCAGTAAAGACCAGTACGGACAAACCTCCAGTGGTTCTCCGATCACGGTTATACTATTTCAATACATGGGGATCATCAATGTtttgttgcttctttttttttttactgcatgaaTATCATCTGTTTGGTCCAAACAATGAAAGCTGCCCACAGTTGTGACTCtatatgtgggggggggggggggggggttggggttgaGTTTGGGCCCCCCATGAGGCCAGTGACTGCTACAGTGACAGAATGAAAGAGTGCATACTGTTTTCTATTAGTAACTATTTACCAAATGTATATTCTCAGCACAAACACAATTGTGCGTCGTAGATTGACTTTATTTCCTTATCCAAAAGCACACTTTATCGTAATATGGG encodes the following:
- the LOC119227543 gene encoding regulator of G-protein signaling 6-like isoform X1 codes for the protein MAEGTRDQAGAGATDSEEDSPNMIVYRKIEGIVTRIQDEKAGGVAIRTVKSFLSKIPSVVSGADIVQWLMRNLSIEDPAEAIHLGSLVAAHGYIFPISDHVLTLKDDGTLYRFQSPYFWPSNCWEPENTDYAIYLCKRTMQNKARLELADYEAENLARLQRAFARKWEFIFMQAEAQVKIDRKKDKADRKILDSQERAFWDVHRPVPGCVNTTEMDIRKCRRERNPHRVKKSVYGVTDDGHGQPSPALVGSQPERKATREDVQKEITFLNIQLDRHCMKVSKVADSLMGYTEQFMEYDPFVSAPEPSNPWVSDDAAFWDLEASRDPSQQRVKKWGFSLEEALKDPAGRDQFLKFLESEFSSENLRFWLAVQDLKRRPLRDVASRAREIWQEFLAEGAPSSINLDSHSFERTSQNLRDAGRYSYEDAQEHIFKLMKSDSYARFLRSNIYQDLLLARKKQPADSEQGRRTSLEKFTRSVVSPPELWLLIYYKPRCLAACQWVTCHSAAARHMPRKRGSGTVLCLVTCVGF
- the LOC119227543 gene encoding regulator of G-protein signaling 6-like isoform X2, which translates into the protein MAEGTRDQAGAGATDSEEDSPNMIVYRKIEGIVTRIQDEKAGGVAIRTVKSFLSKIPSVVSGADIVQWLMRNLSIEDPAEAIHLGSLVAAHGYIFPISDHVLTLKDDGTLYRFQSPYFWPSNCWEPENTDYAIYLCKRTMQNKARLELADYEAENLARLQRAFARKWEFIFMQAEAQVKIDRKKDKADRKILDSQERAFWDVHRPVPGCVNTTEMDIRKCRRERNPHRVKKSVYGVTDDGHGQPSPALVGSQPERKATREDVQKEITFLNIQLDRHCMKVSKVADSLMGYTEQFMEYDPFVSAPEPSNPWVSDDAAFWDLEASRDPSQQRVKKWGFSLEEALKDPAGRDQFLKFLESEFSSENLRFWLAVQDLKRRPLRDVASRAREIWQEFLAEGAPSSINLDSHSFERTSQNLRDAGRYSYEDAQEHIFKLMKSDSYARFLRSNIYQDLLLARKKPADSEQGRRTSLEKFTRSVVSPPELWLLIYYKPRCLAACQWVTCHSAAARHMPRKRGSGTVLCLVTCVGF
- the LOC119227543 gene encoding regulator of G-protein signaling 6-like isoform X4: MAEGTRDQAGAGATDSEEDSPNMIVYRKIEGIVTRIQDEKAGGVAIRTVKSFLSKIPSVVSGADIVQWLMRNLSIEDPAEAIHLGSLVAAHGYIFPISDHVLTLKDDGTLYRFQSPYFWPSNCWEPENTDYAIYLCKRTMQNKARLELADYEAENLARLQRAFARKWEFIFMQAEAQVKIDRKKDKADRKILDSQERAFWDVHRPVPGCVNTTEMDIRKCRRERNPHRVKKSVYGVTDDGHGQPSPALVGSQPERKATREDVQKEITFLNIQLDRHCMKVSKVADSLMGYTEQFMEYDPFVSAPEPSNPWVSDDAAFWDLEASRDPSQQRVKKWGFSLEEALKDPAGRDQFLKFLESEFSSENLRFWLAVQDLKRRPLRDVASRAREIWQEFLAEGAPSSINLDSHSFERTSQNLRDAGRYSYEDAQEHIFKLMKSDSYARFLRSNIYQDLLLARKKPADSEQGRRTSLEKFTRSVGKSLTGKRLTGLMQSS
- the LOC119227543 gene encoding regulator of G-protein signaling 6-like isoform X5, translating into MRNLSIEDPAEAIHLGSLVAAHGYIFPISDHVLTLKDDGTLYRFQSPYFWPSNCWEPENTDYAIYLCKRTMQNKARLELADYEAENLARLQRAFARKWEFIFMQAEAQVKIDRKKDKADRKILDSQERAFWDVHRPVPGCVNTTEMDIRKCRRERNPHRVKKSVYGVTDDGHGQPSPALVGSQPERKATREDVQKEITFLNIQLDRHCMKVSKVADSLMGYTEQFMEYDPFVSAPEPSNPWVSDDAAFWDLEASRDPSQQRVKKWGFSLEEALKDPAGRDQFLKFLESEFSSENLRFWLAVQDLKRRPLRDVASRAREIWQEFLAEGAPSSINLDSHSFERTSQNLRDAGRYSYEDAQEHIFKLMKSDSYARFLRSNIYQDLLLARKKQPADSEQGRRTSLEKFTRSVVSPPELWLLIYYKPRCLAACQWVTCHSAAARHMPRKRGSGTVLCLVTCVGF
- the LOC119227543 gene encoding regulator of G-protein signaling 6-like isoform X3, with translation MAEGTRDQAGAGATDSEEDSPNMIVYRKIEGIVTRIQDEKAGGVAIRTVKSFLSKIPSVVSGADIVQWLMRNLSIEDPAEAIHLGSLVAAHGYIFPISDHVLTLKDDGTLYRFQSPYFWPSNCWEPENTDYAIYLCKRTMQNKARLELADYEAENLARLQRAFARKWEFIFMQAEAQVKIDRKKDKADRKILDSQERAFWDVHRPVPGCVNTTEMDIRKCRRERNPHRVKKSVYGVTDDGHGQPSPALVGSQPERKATREDVQKEITFLNIQLDRHCMKVSKVADSLMGYTEQFMEYDPFVSAPEPSNPWVSDDAAFWDLEASRDPSQQRVKKWGFSLEEALKDPAGRDQFLKFLESEFSSENLRFWLAVQDLKRRPLRDVASRAREIWQEFLAEGAPSSINLDSHSFERTSQNLRDAGRYSYEDAQEHIFKLMKSDSYARFLRSNIYQDLLLARKKQPADSEQGRRTSLEKFTRSVGKSLTGKRLTGLMQSS